Proteins encoded by one window of Roseibium sp. Sym1:
- a CDS encoding ABC transporter permease: MMTASNDTATKPAKRPSVDFKTIGPALALLLLCVIGFMLNPAFVSEGNLTNLLTRSAFIGIIAVGATFVITAGGIDLSVGSMAAAIAGVMIIIMNNAVETIGTGVPTVLLGCGCALVLGIGAGWINGALTTKGKIEAFIVTLGTMGIYRSLVTYFADGGTLSLNFDIRGTYRPVYYDSFLGLPYPVWVFIGVAICGWLLLNRTAFGRYCTAIGSNEAVARYSAINVDRVKTLTYVIQGLCVAFATIIYVPRLGSASASTGVLWELEAIAAVIIGGTVLKGGYGRIGGTILGALILTTIGNILNFTDLISNYLNGTMQGLIIIVAVLLQRSDWKLGKGK; encoded by the coding sequence ATGATGACCGCATCCAACGATACGGCCACCAAGCCGGCCAAACGGCCTTCCGTCGATTTCAAGACCATCGGCCCTGCGCTGGCGCTGCTGCTCTTGTGCGTGATCGGGTTCATGCTGAACCCGGCCTTCGTCAGCGAGGGCAACCTGACCAACCTTCTGACCCGGTCCGCCTTCATCGGCATCATCGCGGTCGGCGCGACCTTCGTCATCACCGCCGGCGGCATCGACCTCTCTGTCGGCTCCATGGCGGCCGCGATCGCCGGTGTCATGATCATCATCATGAACAACGCCGTCGAAACAATCGGCACCGGTGTGCCGACCGTGCTGCTCGGCTGCGGCTGCGCGCTGGTGCTCGGCATCGGCGCCGGCTGGATCAACGGCGCGCTGACGACCAAGGGCAAGATCGAGGCCTTCATCGTCACGCTCGGAACCATGGGCATCTACCGCTCGCTGGTGACGTATTTCGCCGATGGCGGCACGCTGTCGCTCAATTTCGACATCCGCGGCACCTACCGGCCGGTCTATTACGACAGTTTTCTCGGACTGCCCTACCCGGTCTGGGTGTTCATCGGCGTCGCCATCTGCGGCTGGCTGCTGCTGAACCGGACCGCTTTCGGACGCTACTGCACCGCAATCGGCTCCAACGAAGCGGTCGCCAGGTATTCCGCGATCAATGTCGACCGGGTAAAAACGCTGACCTATGTCATCCAGGGCCTGTGCGTTGCCTTCGCAACCATCATCTACGTCCCCCGGCTCGGCTCGGCCTCGGCGTCCACCGGTGTCCTGTGGGAACTGGAAGCGATCGCGGCGGTGATCATCGGCGGCACGGTGCTCAAGGGCGGTTACGGCCGGATCGGCGGCACCATCCTGGGCGCCCTGATCCTGACCACCATCGGCAACATTTTGAACTTCACCGATCTGATCTCGAACTACCTGAATGGAACCATGCAGGGCCTGATCATCATCGTTGCGGTTCTCCTGCAGCGCAGCGACTGGAAGCTCGGCAAGGGCAAGTAG
- a CDS encoding substrate-binding domain-containing protein — protein sequence MLMKKALGAVAAVGLLAFAGTALAQDKIKIGVSYPTPTHAWAAGMNWHAEQAEKRLEELYPDVDLILVNSPDPEAQASALEDLVSVHQIDALVVLPFESEPLTDPVLNVKKSGAWITVVDRGLSQPGIEDLYVAGNNPELGRVSAQYMKGRLKDGDNIVVLRGIPTVIDNERFDAFMEEIEGSGINVLDHKHANWNRDDGFEVMQDFLSRFPDIDAVWAQDDDIAIGVVAALKQAGRDGDGMFVVGGAGMKEIIKGIMDGETLIPVDVLYPPAMIATAMDATVQAFKSNGPVAGRYILGATLITPENAESYYFPDSPF from the coding sequence ATGCTCATGAAAAAAGCTCTGGGAGCGGTGGCAGCCGTCGGGTTGCTGGCCTTTGCGGGAACCGCCCTCGCCCAGGACAAGATCAAGATCGGCGTCAGCTACCCGACCCCGACCCACGCCTGGGCCGCCGGCATGAACTGGCACGCGGAACAGGCAGAGAAACGGCTCGAGGAACTCTATCCGGATGTCGACCTGATCCTGGTCAACTCACCGGATCCGGAAGCCCAGGCTAGCGCCCTGGAAGACCTGGTCTCGGTCCACCAGATCGACGCTCTCGTCGTGCTGCCGTTCGAATCCGAGCCGCTCACCGACCCGGTCCTGAACGTCAAGAAATCCGGTGCCTGGATCACGGTCGTCGACCGCGGTCTCAGCCAGCCGGGCATCGAGGATCTCTACGTTGCCGGCAACAACCCGGAACTCGGCCGCGTCTCGGCCCAGTACATGAAGGGCCGGCTGAAGGACGGCGACAATATCGTCGTGCTGCGCGGCATTCCGACCGTGATCGACAACGAACGCTTCGACGCCTTCATGGAGGAGATCGAGGGCTCGGGCATCAACGTGCTCGATCACAAGCACGCCAACTGGAACCGTGACGACGGTTTCGAGGTCATGCAGGACTTCCTGTCCCGCTTCCCGGACATCGATGCGGTCTGGGCACAGGATGACGACATCGCCATCGGCGTGGTCGCAGCCCTGAAACAGGCCGGCCGCGACGGTGACGGCATGTTCGTGGTCGGCGGCGCCGGCATGAAGGAAATCATCAAGGGCATCATGGACGGCGAAACGCTGATCCCGGTGGACGTGCTCTATCCGCCCGCGATGATCGCCACCGCCATGGACGCGACTGTCCAGGCCTTCAAGTCCAACGGCCCGGTTGCCGGCCGCTACATCCTCGGCGCGACCCTGATCACGCCGGAGAATGCCGAGAGCTACTACTTCCCGGATTCGCCATTCTAA